The Etheostoma spectabile isolate EspeVRDwgs_2016 chromosome 9, UIUC_Espe_1.0, whole genome shotgun sequence DNA segment aagtgtgtgtgtgtgtgtgtgtgtgtgtgtgtgtgtgtgtgtgtgtgtgtgtgtgtgtttgtgtgtgtgtgtcaatagaTTTGCATTCTGGCCTGTGTTAATTGAGTGCAAACTACATTGTAGGTTGGTGTCTGCGGTGCTGTTTATATAacaaagtagaagaagaaaacacgCAAGTGAAATGTCTTTTCCTCTCTGGTGGTGGCTGCTTTTTGGTGGTGTCTTAATGCAGGTCTGGCCTTTGATTCCTGGGATCTGGACTACTACACTTTGATGTTCCAGAGGATTCAGAGGAACCCCACCAGCGTGGAGTGTTTTGACCTGGCTCAGTCCAACAGGTGCGGTTTGTCTGCATCGAGCCAATTAGCAGGGCTGCTTTGTGCTGTGCATGTTGATCGGCTCTGAAGTTTTTGTTctggtgttgttttgttttttatttattctccaATGGATCTTTTTTTTGTGCCCCGGTGTCCCAGCGAGCACAGTCGTCACTGGTTCTTCCGAGGGCGGATGGAGATCAATGGGCAAGAGCAGAGGGAGACTCTTTTCAGTCTTATTGGACACCCGCTGCACAGCAACCAGAACAGTCATCAAGTTCTGCacaacagcaggtgtgtgtgtgttgtgtgtgtgtgtgtgtgtgtgtgtgtgtgtgtgtgtgtgtgtgtgtgtgtgtgtgtgtgtgtgcgtgtgcgtgtgcgtgtggtgtgtgcgtgtgcgtgcgcgtgcgcgtgcgcgcgtgtaatatatgtatatagtatatatttgtctagatatgtatgtgtgtgtatatatatatatatatatatatatatatatatatatatatagctgcttgcgcgcgcgcacacacacactctccccgTCTACGCAGAGACCAGacgtgtaggtgtgtgtgtttctgttcacATTGTCtcatgtgaaatgtgtgtgtgtccagtggTATCAAAGGGATGGAGCTGGAATGTGTTTACCCAAAGGATCCATCCCGGGCCAGCCAATATGAGACGCGGCGCTCACTAAGACACGTCATCTTTACCGCAGAGACGCACAACTTTCCAACAGGTCAGGACGCCCAAAacattgtgtttatttgcaGTTTAAGGgtccttttttgtgttgtttttcccaaATAATCATTATCAAACCCAATTGACCCTGTAGGTGTAGCGCCATTCAGCGGTGCCACCACAGGCACAGGAGGTCGTATCAGAGATGTCCAGAGTGCTGGGCGGGGAGGCCACGTCATCGCCGGGACCGCAGGCTACTGCTTCGGCAACCTGCACATCCCAGGtctgcagcaacaacaacagtatgCACCTATTTCATGTCTGGAAATGTCAGCTGGttcttaaattaataaaatgcctTGTCCCTGTCTGCAGGTTACGTTCTCCCCTGGGAGTCTGAAGGAGAGGGCTGGGAGTATCCTTCCAGCTTTGCCCCTCCGCTGCAGGTGGCAGTTGAAgccagtgatggagcctcagaCTATGGCAACAAGTTTGGAGAGCCTGTCCTGTCAGGTAGCTAACCTTACTGTAGCATGCCTAGATTTACTTTAACTAgttcattgtttatttatgtgtCTCAATTAACAGTGTTAGCATAAAATGGTGCAAAAATTCCAATAACAGTTTCCCCACACTCACGGAGATGCCTTAAATGAGCTTGaaaaagatattcagttacctgttatttatatttaccaTTTATTATGTATTAATCAAGTCATATTTTTATCATATAACTATCATGTGTTGCTCAAAGGTTGGGCCGCGTGTCATGTTAAGATCTGTTCTTTAGtctgatgaaaacaaaaaaaaccacacgTTATCTTTAGAATATAAAACCAAGAATATTAAATTTCATCATCTTTGTAACTGAAATCAGAAAATGTTCCAAGTGGTAATTCAACTTCATTAATGACAAACTTCACGGTCCGGTATGTACCTCGGTTTTAGGGCCACAGGTTGTATGATTTGGGTATCACGggggaaaaatataaaaaacatttctcacaCATACTGTTATTGCCCTATTAATGACATTGATAAGTTACACATCATTTTCAGTCAGTctactgattgattgattgagtgagtgattgaaattgaattgtttcagcatttttgtaaaaattccCTCTAGGTTTTGCTCGTTCTTTCGGCATGCGGCTGGCTGATGGAGAACGGCGAGAGTGGATTAAGCCAATCATGTTCAGCGGTGGTCTCGGTTCTATTGAAGCCACACATGTAAAGAAAGAAGAGGCAGAGACTGGTAATGTTTTAACTCCATGCGTGTggtatgtttttaattaatgcaAAGGCTATATTTATGCTTATCAATCAATGATTCGCGGTGTCCCTCTGCTGTCCCTGTCGATCAGGAATGGAAGTGGTGAAGATCGGTGGGCCGGTGTACAGAATCGGCgtgggaggaggagcagcctccTCTGTACAAGTACAGTCACCACAGTAAATCCCTCAGCAGTAAGCTCACCTGGTGCAGATGTTTCAGGGTAggtgttaaaatacattttggcttGCAGGTCCAGGGTGACAACTCCAGCGACAGGGATCTGGGTGCAGTGCAGAGGGGAGACGCTGAGATGGAGCAGAAGATGAATCGCGCTCTCAGGGCGTGTCTGGAAAGAAGCGGCGGGAACCCAATCTGCAGTATACACGACCAGGGGGCGGGAGGAAACGGTATGAAACATAGGAACTTTTTTCACAGCATTTACGTAGAACTTAGACAAGGAGAAAAAAGTTAACATTATAATCTTCAGGTAACGTGCTTAAGGAGCTGAGTGAGCCAGCGGGAGCCATAATCTACTGCAGTAGATTCAAGGTAATCAGCACATGAACACCGctacagacacaaagacacactgacacacacacacattctgccatttgttaatgttttcctcttctctgcGTATTTGATTTATAGAAAGGAGACCCCACActgagtgtgctggagctgtGGGGGGCAGAGTATCAGGAGAGCAATGCCCTGCTGCTCCGTCCATCGGACAGGACCTTCCTGGAGAGGGTGTGTCAGAGGGAGAAGTGTCCTGTTGACTTTGTGGGAAACATCACTGGAGACGGCAAGGCACGTTTCAGCTTCAATCAAGTTGACAAAATGCACATCCATTGTACTGCTTTAGTGATCAGTGGTTGTTGGTCAAATTATGCTGCTAAACAaccttgagttaaaaaaaaaattggatttggTTATCTCTCACAGATTGTGCTGATGGATGATGAAAGCGGCAGTGGGGATCAAGCAGAAAGGGGGCGCTGTCCTGTTGACCTGCAGCTGGAGTGGGTTCTGGGGAAGATGCCGCAAAAGACGTTTAAGATGGAGCGTCTGGCCCCAACCCACCAGCCGCTGGCTCTTCCTGCCGGGCTGAAAGTCAAAGACGCGCTGGACAGAGTTTTACGTTTGCCCGCTGTGGCGTCCAAACGCTACCTGACCAACAAGGTGCGTTTCTCTTCCCCGTCCTCCACCGTCTTGGTAAGTCTAAGTACTTTTGTGCGGACACTTTGTGACTCTCTTGGTCTTTGTCTCTCAGGTGGACCGGTCTGTGACTGGGTTGGTTGCCCAGCAACAATGCGTCGGCCCTCTTCACACCCCATTGGCCGACGTGGCTGTTGTTGCTCTGTCACCGTTCAGCCTGGATGGAGCAGCTACTGCCATCGGAGAGCAGCCAATCAAAGGCCTGGTCTGTCCTGCAGCCGGGGCTCGCATGGCTGTTGGAGAGGCTCTGACCAATTTGGTGTTTGCCAGAGTCACAGCTTTGAAGGTGGGTGGGTGATGGAGAGTGTGAAGATAATCACAAAAATACCTAAATACTTTACATGATGGATAGAGCATACATACAACATAGACATATATGTCCctactaaattaaaaaacaactctgTTGACTAGATCTTAGAATTGGTACAGAcgatttcctttttaaataaatgtccaGGATTTTGGTTAATCTCTGGGGTGTGTTTCAGGATGTGAAGTGTAGCGGTAACTGGATGTGGGCTGCCAAGCTTCCTGGTGAGGGAGCCTGTCTGTGGGAGGCATGCAAAGCCATGTGTGAGGTCATGAGTCAGCTGGGAGTGGCCGTTGATGGGGGCAAGGACTCTCTGAGTATGGCCGCTAGAGTGGGGAAAGAGACGGTCAAAGCTCCAGGtactctcagtgtgtgtgtgtgtgtctgtctgtagaaCGGTGTCTGCGTATGTGTCTTTCTTACGCTTGGCTTTCCCGCTGCTTCTGTTTCAGGTGCTCTGGTTATTTCGGCATATGCCGTTTGTCCTGACATCACAGCTACTGTGACGCCTGACCTTGAGGATCCAGATGGCAAAGGTATTTCACACACAGATTCAAAATCCGATTGCTCATAATCAGTGAAGAGCATATATCTGATTgccttttatttatagttttgttCTTAGTTGGCAAAATAGGAATTTGATACCcagacaaaatacaaacattCCAAAAACCCTAACAGACTCTGACCCTCTTTCCTCTGACTGcaggtgtgttgttgtgggttCCTCTCAGTCCAGGCCGTCATCGCCTGGGAGGCTCTGCCCTGGCTCAGTGCTACAGCCAGCTGGGAGACTGCTCTCCTGACCTGGAGCAGCCAGAACTATTGACTGCCTGCTTCAACACCACACAGGCACTCATACAAGGTCAGCTTGCTCTCGCACACAGAGGAGATAGGAGTGTAgtattgttttttggttttgtaattCAGTCTGTGACCAAACTTTCATTGTAAGGCCACAGTTTGTACTATGTCACACAGCCACTTAGTGGTTTTACTGtgcattttcagtttaaaaaaacaaacaaaaacaacaggacCTGGTGGCTTTTGAAAACTGGATATTTGATAAGAAGAGACCGACAgacgtttttttctgtttttttaagatcGTCTGCTGAGTGCAGGTCATGACATCAGCGATGGAGGCCTCATTTCCTGCTTGCTGGAGATGGCGTTTGCAGGAAACCGTGGGATTGATGTTGAGCTGCCATCACAAGGAGCTGGAGGTTAGTGAGCTGATGTGTCTCACACAAACAGGACACAAACTGTAGTTGTTACTATGAACTCATGCAGTGTTGTGGCTTCATCTCTCGCCTGCACAGTCACGGAGCTGTTGTTCAGCGAGGAGCTGGGTCTGGTTCTCGAGGTTTCACAGCTCGATGTTGAAACGGTGTGTCAGAGATATAGTGACGCAGGCGTGCAGTGCCACCGTGTCGGCAGAACCTGCGGCTTTGGACCAGAGGCTGTGGTGAGACATCAACCTCAGAATGTGTCTCAGCAGTGTTCATCTCATCTGTGGtgactgttgtttttatttccctCGATTGTCTTTCAGGTCAGTGTTAGTGTGGATGGACAGGAGGTACTGAGAGAGCCACTGCCTAACCTCAGAGCATTATGGGAGGACACCAGTTTCCAGCTGGAGCGCCTACAGTCCAATGAGATCTGTGTTaaacaggaagaggaagggcTAGCCAAGAGGACACAGCCCTACTTCaaactgacctttgacccctccGAAATGCCCAGCATCAGCCAGCTCAGTAAGGCCGAACAGGATTAGTATTAGTGTAGACAACTGCAACTAATTGATCAAGTAATCCTTCAAGTATTCATTGATTACTATATTAATCTGTAAAATGTTAGAAATAATGACATAAGCTCTCTTACAATTTGCCAAAATATGTACCATTTGAATTGGTCTGACTAACATTAAAAAACGTTAAAGTATTTAATGCAGTGTTATTAAAACTGTTATCTTTGTGTAGTTAAAACCACTAAGTGCTTGAGATTTTTATTTGAGTCTCTCTGATGCGTGTTGTTGTTCCAGGTGCAGGTCAGCCTCGCGTTGCTGTAGTCAGGGAAGAGGGCAGTAACGGAGACCGAGAGATGTCAGCGTCTCTGTACATGGCCGGCTTTGAGGTGACTATTTAAAACCTTCATTTACTGAATATATGTCGACTGAACTGTATTGCTGGTCTGCGTGACTCCTGTGAATTTTTTGTGTAGGTATGGGATGTCAACATGCAGGACCTGTGCTCTGGCTCCCTAACGCTGGAGTCTTTTAAAGCAGTCGTGTTCGTAGGTGGATT contains these protein-coding regions:
- the pfas gene encoding phosphoribosylformylglycinamidine synthase, producing MAVVRFYSNEVVSGRAIQRAAKLYPQLSITTELCYNVELTGCQRLSAEQTEVLLWLFRPPLQAEPLSEEPNLTEGSGEKLVEIGPRLNFSTAWSTNAVSICQSAGLTNVTRVELSRRFLIKPKNGENVNELDGDTKKLIACLYDSMTECIYQHPITSFTVETKPQPVFEVDILGKGRAALEMANDNLGLAFDSWDLDYYTLMFQRIQRNPTSVECFDLAQSNSEHSRHWFFRGRMEINGQEQRETLFSLIGHPLHSNQNSHQVLHNSSGIKGMELECVYPKDPSRASQYETRRSLRHVIFTAETHNFPTGVAPFSGATTGTGGRIRDVQSAGRGGHVIAGTAGYCFGNLHIPGYVLPWESEGEGWEYPSSFAPPLQVAVEASDGASDYGNKFGEPVLSGFARSFGMRLADGERREWIKPIMFSGGLGSIEATHVKKEEAETGMEVVKIGGPVYRIGVGGGAASSVQVQGDNSSDRDLGAVQRGDAEMEQKMNRALRACLERSGGNPICSIHDQGAGGNGNVLKELSEPAGAIIYCSRFKKGDPTLSVLELWGAEYQESNALLLRPSDRTFLERVCQREKCPVDFVGNITGDGKIVLMDDESGSGDQAERGRCPVDLQLEWVLGKMPQKTFKMERLAPTHQPLALPAGLKVKDALDRVLRLPAVASKRYLTNKVDRSVTGLVAQQQCVGPLHTPLADVAVVALSPFSLDGAATAIGEQPIKGLVCPAAGARMAVGEALTNLVFARVTALKDVKCSGNWMWAAKLPGEGACLWEACKAMCEVMSQLGVAVDGGKDSLSMAARVGKETVKAPGALVISAYAVCPDITATVTPDLEDPDGKGVLLWVPLSPGRHRLGGSALAQCYSQLGDCSPDLEQPELLTACFNTTQALIQDRLLSAGHDISDGGLISCLLEMAFAGNRGIDVELPSQGAGVTELLFSEELGLVLEVSQLDVETVCQRYSDAGVQCHRVGRTCGFGPEAVVSVSVDGQEVLREPLPNLRALWEDTSFQLERLQSNEICVKQEEEGLAKRTQPYFKLTFDPSEMPSISQLSAGQPRVAVVREEGSNGDREMSASLYMAGFEVWDVNMQDLCSGSLTLESFKAVVFVGGFSYADVLGSAKGWAATVAYNPKAKAEFDRFRQRRDTLSLGVCNGCQLLALLGWVGEGEDGEETEVVLTHNKSGRFESRFVSVGIQESPSIWLRGMEGSALGVWVAHGEGLMQFRSSMAQDQIISGGLVPVRYLDDQGHPTEEYPLNPNGSPQGIAGLCSRDGRHLAMMPHPERCTLGWQTPWAPRDFRPSLTPSPWLRMFKNAAAWCSNTE